The genomic DNA CCCTTTACATCCAAACAATTAACGATATTATGGTTTTGACTGAATTGAAATGGTTTGGCTATTTTTCAAGAGCATTTTGAGAAAAAGTGAAACTAGAGGGAGTATTTTGAGAGTATTTTGAGAGTGCGATCAGATCAAACTATATGAAGTATATTGAAATCGAACACTTGCTTTCTAATACTATTTTTccttaggaaaaaaaattaaaatattgagttttcttatttatataaGAAGGTAAATTTATCATTTCGAATTCGaaatatcatatgtttttcttACATTCTTTGTTATTTTGATCTATGTCATCAATGTACAGAGGTAACTTGCATATAAGTTGCACTTCTCCATTCCAGTGATCAATGGCATGACATGTATGTAGATAGTAATTCACCTAAACAAGCAACTGTGAATATTATACGAAGCCCTAAGTGCATTTGGCGCGTTCAACCATTAATGGTAGAATGCGTTTGGTCCCTCGTTTGTTATCATCTTGAGTGGCTCTTATCGGTGTTCATGCTTCTCACACTGCTCCTCTTTGCTTTTCCTTGCCTTTCAAATGATGTTTTTTGTACATTCCAAAAACATGAGGTGACTATGTCTATTAGTAatgcatatataaaattagttaaaaaaaatttattaaaatgaaaaaaaagtattccATAAAAACTTtaacgaaaaaaattattattatcctCATACATGAGGAAATAAGAAGGCGtaattattcagcaaaaaagaagaagaatgtgTAACTAGGTAAATCATTATGTTAAGCAACAGCATTGGAATCTTTATACATCACTTATGTATgctttaattttctatttgggCTTTTGCCCCTCTATTTacctaaaaaaattttaaaaaaagaaaaattccacccaatttctgaaaacaaaataaatgaagaaattgtaagaaataaataaaatttagaatatAGAAATGGTAAAAAAGGAGGAATTCTCGAAGTGAAACTGATGAGAGTCGGAAGCATGTCTCCTCCCTTGTTCGGTCCCATTTCTTTGACGCACGCGCACGGAaccaaaaatttaagaaatataaaatggaaaaagtaaaaaacgAAAAACGGAAAACAGAAAACATTGCAAACcggtttcttttttcttttccccttgTTCTCTCTCTTGCTTCTCTCTCATCGTTCGTAGAAACACGAAACTGCAGatccctctccctccctctctctctctctctctctctctctaaaccccccccccccttcttCCATACGTAAAATCTTCGACACCTCCTCAAACCCCATCTTCCCGAATTCCCTCCTTCCCTCCTTCACGTCTCGTCAGATCCGCAACCCCACGAGAAAACCACGAGAAAGCTCCGAGCTTTCCCGCAAGAATCCGTTCCTCTGCCCCCAATTAATCGCCGGCTGGCTCCATCTCGTCCATTGCTGATTCAGGCGTTGCCGTTCATGCAGTGCggatatagataaataaaacGAGGATTCTCGCTGCggcatagagagagagagagagagagagagagacaaaggGTATGGGGGGTCAAGCTGTGAaagtgaagagagagaagatagAGGCATGCATGAAATGCCCAATCTGCAAGAAGCTCCTCAAGGAAGCCACCACCATCTCTCTCTGCCTCCACACATGTGAGTCAACTGTTCACGTTCTCACATTCCTCGTCGTCGGTCTTGGTTCCCCTTCCAGCTCAAGCTTCTATTCTGTTGATTAATGTTAGCTCAAGTCTGTTCTGTTTCGATTTTGCTCCCTTCGATCGTGGGACACGTCGTTTCTTGTTCTTTGCGATCTGGGTCTTCTCTTGCTCTGCTGGTTCTGTGCTGGGGCGCCTCTCAAAATTCTCCCTTTTGCGGGACCGTGTCTCTCTTGCCGGTTTCTTGATTTCTCCGGTGCACGCTGCATCGTAATTGGATGGCTTCTTGATTTGTGCGTGTATCCTATGTGGGGCTGTGTTTGCTATGCATTTTGTCGTGTGCTCAATTTACGTTGAAGCAAAGAGTTCCATAGCTACCACTCCCTAATGTAACAATTCgataaaatattcaatataATTTACGTAGTAAAAGAAACATAAATTATGGGGTGATAGTTCCATGCAGTCACATGGACTGTTGAGAGTCCACCCCGATACAGATGTATGAGATTTCTATGCCTATGCAACACCGAACTGCACGTGTTTGATGTTATTTCCATGGCAGGCTATTACTTGGATAaagttcatatatttttttgctttGGATGCACAGTGGTGGCGGTTTCTTCTATGGGGCATGAATTGATACTAGACTCTAGTGGCATAATCAGAATGGGATGAAGGAAGAGgtgattttgtaattatatgagGGGAGTTGCATgaaaaattacttaaaattaagGGGACATTATgtaattttgttaaaaagcTTGGCGATTGAATGCGATTGACACAACCTGTGGTTTGTGCATTTACTGTGGACATCTCTCCACTTCTTTCCTGAGACAGCAAAGCTTCTCTGTTCCTTCTATGTTGATCCTACAGGTTTTGTGTTTTATGTTCTTCCTACTTTATAGATTTGGTTATCTCCACTTCTCTTGTCGTCTGTGATCAGATGGATGTATTTATATCATTCTGTTGATTTCATGACgaattatatttgaaattggTTTGTTTTGTGATGTACTCTTTGGTCAATTAGTGCTGGGTAACTAAAACCACAGACACATGGGGCATGTGTTTCTCTCTTGAGCACTCCTATTCCAAGACATCTGGTCATTTTGGTGAATTTATTGAAGTCATCATCTGCATAGTATGTTTCATATGTTTAATCAAGGATCATTGGCCATATTATGAGgtatttataaagaaaaggcGGTCTTTTTGTTCATTCGTTGCATTCTGCGCTATAGAAAAACTTCATACAGTAGCAATGCAATGATAGGGCAATAAAAAGTTTCAAACAAGATCTACGTTTGCCttgataattgaaaaattgtcGTGGTTGAGATGGTTTGGATTGTTTCGTAGTCCGAAATCTAAGCTTAAGTAGTTACACATGTTTCTCCTGAGATAAGATTTGAATATTTGATCTAGAAACATATGAATGGAGAATATATTTCGAGTCCAATTGATTGATCCAATAGCTTTACCAGAAACATTTCAGTATTCTCTTGATGATTATTGTGGAGCTAAAAATTTCGAACATTTTGGAACAGTTTGTAGGAAATGCATATACGAGAAGCTGTCTGATGAGGAGGTAGATTGCTGTCCAGAGTGCAATATCGATCTCGGATGTCTCCCGGTGGAGAAACTAAGgttggtttcttttttttgttcttgtgGATGTTTAGAGGAATTCTTGCTAAATAAATTATTGGATGCTTGATAGAATGTGCGTGGAACTTTTGGCATGCAATAATGTTAGGCCTatctaaaaaattttgaattaccTTAATCATGTTCTTAGCAATATAGTTTGTGAAGACTTAAGGATCTATTGGTTCTgaagatttttttcatttttttttgttattttgttttcccCTTTCATTTTGGATTTCGCATTCCGAGATTATTGTGAGATGCAAATCTAATACAATATGTTTGTCTTATTTCCATTGGGTTTTGACGTGAATCTGATAGGACAGCGGGAAGAGTTTTAGGGTCTGTTGAACAGAAAAGGGCCAACTTTTGTATTCTTGATGACAATGCTATTTTATTGTTTAATAACTGCTCATCTATTTTTGTGCAGTTCTACCATAAAAGCAATTTCTTTTGGCCAATCTTAAAATGTGATTTCACTTCGTACTCATTAACTTTAGCTAAACCTCGTGCGCTTCCTTTGACAACTTCAAGGCCCGACCACAATTTGCAAGACATTAGAGCTAAGATTTTTCCcctcaaaagaagaaaaataaatgccccGGAAGTGTTTGCCCCGGCCCCACCACAGccgaagaagaaggagaggtTGCTCTCGTCTTTGGTGGTAAGCGCTCCTAAGGTCTCGATGCAGACAGGACCAACAGGAAGAAGAACAAAGGCCTTTGGCAGAAGAGCCGCCACCTCACGAAATTCAACTTTCGTCTTCGAAGAACcgaataataaaaagaaggaAGATTCTTCTGCAGAAGATGCAGCAGTAGGATCGAGCTCGCAGGATTCACCTAATAAGCTCAATAAACGGCAGGTAAGAGAATCTTTGGGCCAGTTGTCTCATCTGAATTAAAGACTCGAggaatattttgaaaaatatactattggaattgatattttttagaAGTTtcttcaaggaaaaaaaaaaaaaacagttttCTTGATCTAGAGTTGCTTGTTGCAGGAGTCCTCCCCTGATGAGCCTTCAAATGAGCGAAAGCTTTCTGTAGACAGGGAAAATGGCACTGATTCGAAGGATGGAAAATTTGATCTGTGGACCCCACTTAATTGCCTGGTTGAAGCCGCTAACAGAACCAAATCATCGAAACAAAGCTCATCGCACCCTCATCTTGCCGAATCCGCTAATGGAACCAAATCTTCTAAGCTGAACCTGCAAGCCATTTCTCTCTCCAAGATGGAACAGGCCAGTGGCCCCACACATAATCCTGAAAGTAAAACCAAATCAGAAGTGCCTAATACTCCAGAAGGCAGCCTTTCGATGCCAAAAGCTAAAATTAAGGACCTTGGACTTAAAATGAAGCTTCTGGAGGACAAGAATGGAACTTCTTCATTGGCAGGTTCCGGGATAGTAAAACGCAAACGTGCAAGAGGAGTGGGTGTGAAGAAGGCCTCTGCATCTGAGACGGTGGGCCCCTCAGCTCAGCTTCTTCTCGATGCTTCAGCGGGCAAACGTAACA from Punica granatum isolate Tunisia-2019 chromosome 2, ASM765513v2, whole genome shotgun sequence includes the following:
- the LOC116197080 gene encoding E3 ubiquitin protein ligase DRIP2-like — protein: MGGQAVKVKREKIEACMKCPICKKLLKEATTISLCLHTFCRKCIYEKLSDEEVDCCPECNIDLGCLPVEKLRPDHNLQDIRAKIFPLKRRKINAPEVFAPAPPQPKKKERLLSSLVVSAPKVSMQTGPTGRRTKAFGRRAATSRNSTFVFEEPNNKKKEDSSAEDAAVGSSSQDSPNKLNKRQESSPDEPSNERKLSVDRENGTDSKDGKFDLWTPLNCLVEAANRTKSSKQSSSHPHLAESANGTKSSKLNLQAISLSKMEQASGPTHNPESKTKSEVPNTPEGSLSMPKAKIKDLGLKMKLLEDKNGTSSLAGSGIVKRKRARGVGVKKASASETVGPSAQLLLDASAGKRNRRNHPVWFSLVASEDQKGEVSLPQISARYLMIKDGNIPVSIIQKYIVNKLHLTDESEVEILCRGQPMEPTLQLHHLVDLWFRTAATSKRLTASVGTSAKDFVMVLSYCRKVQRP